A single region of the Vicia villosa cultivar HV-30 ecotype Madison, WI unplaced genomic scaffold, Vvil1.0 ctg.002222F_1_1, whole genome shotgun sequence genome encodes:
- the LOC131638220 gene encoding uncharacterized mitochondrial protein AtMg00810-like: MVRSEGDHSVFYRHSAQGCIYLIVYVDDIVITGSDHQGILQLRQHLSNQFQTKDLGKLRYFLRIKVAQSKDGLVISQREYAMDILQETGLLNAKPADTPMDPSVKLLPNQGEPLSDPGRYRRLVGKLNYLTVTRPDISFAVSVVSQFLNSPFQEHMDAVVRVLRYIKCAPGKGLVYEDKAHTQIVGYSDADCAGSPIDRRSTSGYCVLVGGNLISWKSKKQNVVARSSAVAEYRAMAMATCELIWLKQLLKELQIEESMTLICDNQAALHIALNPVFHERTKHIEIDCHFVREKIESGEIVTSFVNSNDQLADVFTKSLRSPRTNYICGKLDAFDLYAQA, encoded by the coding sequence ATGGTCCGTAGTGAAGGTGATCACTCTGTGTTTTATCGTCACTCTGCCCAAGGGTGTATCTATCTTattgtatatgtggatgatattgtgatAACTGGCAGTGATCATCAAGGAATACTCCAGTTGAGACAACATCTCTcgaatcaatttcaaacaaaagatCTTGGTAAACTCCGCTATTTCTTGAGAATTAAGGTGGCCCAATCTAAAGATGGCTTGGTGATATCCCAGCGGGAATATGCTATGGATATTTTGCAAGAAACAGGGTTGTTGAACGCTAAACCAGCTGATACTCCTATGGATCCAAGTGTCAAATTGCTACCCAATCAGGGGGAGCCTCTATCTGATCCAGGAAGGTATAGAAGATTGGTTGGAAAGTTGAATTATCTCACAGTCACTCGTCCGGACATCTCTTTTGCAGTTAGTGTGGTAAGCCAGTTCTTAAATTCTCCTTTCCAAGAACACATGGATGCTGTTGTCCGGGTTCTGAGATACATCAAGTGTGCTCCAGGAAAAGGTCTCGTGTATGAAGATAAAGCACATACTCAGATAGTTGGATACTCTGATGCTGATTGTGCAGGGTCACCCATTGATAGACGATCCACTTCTGGGTATTGTGTACTTGTTGGAGGAAACCTTATAtcttggaaaagtaagaaacaaaatgtagttgcAAGATCAAGTGCCGTGGCAGAGTATAGGGCCATGGCAATGGCAACATGCGAACTCATTTGGTTAAAACAGTTActcaaagaacttcaaattgaagaaTCAATGACACTTATTTGTGATAATCAAGCTGCATTGCACATTGCTTTAAATCCAGTCTTTCATgaaagaaccaaacatattgagatagactGTCACTTTGTCAGAGAGAAGATTGAATCAGGCGAAATTGTTACAAGTTTTGTCAACTCCAATGATCAATTAGCAGATGTGTTTACAAAATCCCTACGAAGTCCCAGAACTAATTATATATGTGGCAAGCTTGATGCATTTGACTTATATGCtcaagcttga
- the LOC131638222 gene encoding uncharacterized protein LOC131638222: MDKDVIIFENRPPIMDGSNYDYWKPRMDEGHTEGGQAEEKEPEKTNADKYNQKAYEEEGKQAVDEDSLKKKTVVKPSSVGPKKSWSKVVPKKKKARIIAENESDSDVALDVNDIPPKKKASTSKLAASVPEVPIDNISFHYPSSVIRWKYVYQKRLALERELAQNALECEEIVNLIHEAGLIKTVTQFSKCYEVLVKEFVVNLHEDCANKKAKDYLKVFVRGNCVTFSPTVINKFLERSNEAQPELEVSDNQMCKVITAGKVKTWPVKEKLNANKLSVKYHILHRIGAANWVPTQHKSTISAVLGKFIFAIGTKTKVDNGTYIF, from the exons atggacaaggatGTAATTATTTTTGAGAATAGACCACCCATTATGGATgggtctaactatgactactggaaacctcgtatg GATGAGGGTCACACTGAAGGTGGTCAAGCTGAAGAGAAAGAACCTGAGAAGACCAATGCTGATAAG TATAACCAAAAGGCTTATGAGGAGGAAGGGAAGCAAGCTGTGGATGAGGACTCTCTGAAGAAAAAGACTGTGGTTAAGCCCAGTTCTGTTGGCCCCAAGAAATCTTGGAGCAAAGTGGTGCCTAAGAAGAAAAAGGCTAGAATTATTGCTGAGAATGAGTCGGATTCTGATGTTGCTCTGGATGTCAATGACATCCCTCCCAAGAAGAAGGCCTCTACTAGCAAGCTTGCTGCTAGTGTCCCTGAAGTGCCTATTGATAATATTTCTTTTCACTATCCATCCAGTGTAATCAGATGGAAATATGTCTATCAGAAAAGATTGGCCTTAGAGAGGGAGCTTGCTCAGAATGCTCTTGAGTGTGAAGAGATTGTGAATCTCATTCATGAAGCTGGGCTGATAAAAACCGTGACTCAATTCTCCAAGTGTTATGAAGTCCTTGTGAAGGAGTTCGTTGTGAATTTACATGAAGATTGTGCCAACAAGAAAGCTAAGGATTACTTGAAAGTGTTTGTCAGGGGAAATTGTGTTACCTTCTCCCCCACTGTGATCAACAAATTTCTGGAAAGATCCAATGAAGCTCAGCCTGAGTTGGAAGTGTCTGATAATCAAATGTGCAAGGTAATTACTGCTGGAAAAGTCAAGACGTGGCCTGTCAAAGAAAAGTTGAATGCCAACAAGCTAAGTGTGAAGTATCATATACTTCACAGGATTGGAGCTGCCAACTGGGTGCCAACTCAACACAAGTCTACAATTTCTGCTGTTCTAGGTAAATTCATCTTTGCTATTGGTACTAAGACCAAAGTCGACAATGGGACATATATTTTTTAG